The following are encoded in a window of Falco biarmicus isolate bFalBia1 chromosome 8, bFalBia1.pri, whole genome shotgun sequence genomic DNA:
- the LOC130153623 gene encoding probable UDP-sugar transporter protein SLC35A4: MVMFGNAAGSTNWVLRRGLWGLMLVASIAIYGSHAPLLTRCKVDGRIPFSSTSVVVLVELTKLVFSLVFLLTWDRELLGVTVSWHHVAPFALSALLYAANNNLVVHMQLFMDPSTYQILSNLKIVSTALLYSLFLRQRLSMRKWLALFLLVAAGVSYSCGGLQDPGSPSKMQLHITLVGLLLILVYCLISGLSAVYTEAILKTQALPLSLQNLFLYFFGVLLNLIGYFWSSTEGSFLEGFSSWVLVIVVSQALNGLIMSVVMKHSSNITRLFVISCSILVNALLSVTLFNLQLTLLFFVAVSCIGLAVHLYYGVT, translated from the coding sequence ATGGTGATGTTTGGTAATGCTGCTGGCTCTACAAACTGGGTGCTGcggagggggctgtggggactgATGCTGGTCGCATCCATAGCCATATATGGCTCTCATGCTCCCCTCCTGACCCGATGCAAGGTGGACGGGAGGATCCCCTTCAGCTCCACGTCTGTTGTGGTTCTCGTTGAGCTGACAAAGCTGGTGTTCTCCCTCGTGTTCCTGCTGACCTGGGACCGGGAGCTGCTAGGAGTTACTGTGTCATGGCACCATGTTGCCCCCTTCGCCCTCTCTGCCCTGCTCTATGCTGCCAACAACAACCTGGTGGTTCATATGCAGCTCTTCATGGATCCCAGCACCTACCAGATCTTGAGTAACTTAAAGATCGTCAGTACTGCGCTCCTCTACAGTCTTTTCCTGCGACAAAGACTGAGCATGCGCAAATGGCTGGCTCTTTtcctgctggtggctgctggggtgAGCTacagctgtggtggcctgcAGGATCCTGGCAGCCCCTCCAAGATGCAGCTGCACATCACGCTGGTGGGTTTGCTGCTGATCTTGGTGTACTGCCTGATATCGGGCTTGTCAGCTGTCTACACGGAAGCCATCCTGAAAACCCAGGCACTGCCTCTCAGCCTTCAGAACCTCTTCCTTTACTTCTTTGGGGTCCTACTCAACTTAATCGGCTACttctggagcagcacagagggcaGTTTCTTGGAGGGCTTTTCCTCCTGGGTGCTGGTGATTGTGGTCAGCCAGGCCTTGAACGGTTTGATCATGTCCGTGGTTATGAAGCACAGCAGTAACATCACCAGGCTCTTCGTGATCTCCTGCTCTATCCTGGTCAATGCCCTCCTGTCTGTCACCCTCTTCAATCTGCAGCTCACCCTCCTCTTCTTCGTTGCTGTCTCATGCATTGGCCTTGCTGTTCACTTGTACTATGGGGTGACGtag
- the SLC35A4 gene encoding probable UDP-sugar transporter protein SLC35A4, translated as MADDKDPLPKLKDLAFLKDQLESLQRRVEDEVHAGVGQDGSLLASPFLKGFLAGYLVARLRFSAVLGFVAGTCTGIYAAQNYSVPNVEKTVRDYFNSLKKGRD; from the exons ATGGCGGACGATAAG GACCCGCTGCCCAAGCTGAAGGACCTCGCCTTCCTGAAGGACCAGCTGGAGAGCTTGCAGCGCAGGGTAGAGGACGAGGTCCACGCTGGTGTGGGGCAG GATGGTTCCCTGCTGGCCTCGCCCTTTCTCAAAGGCTTCCTGGCGGGCTACCTGGTAGCCAGACTTCGCTTCTCGGCTGTCCTGGGATTTGTGGCTGGGACCTGCACCGGGATATACGCTGCTCAGAACTACAGCGTTCCCAATGTTGAAAAGACAGTCCGGGACTATTTCAATTCACTGAAAAAGGGTCGGGACTAG